ATGAACAAACTCACCAAAAAGAGAACTAATTATTAAAAAAGCAGTTATGCGTTTTGTGGTATGCTCCCCTTAAAGTAGACACTTGAAAAAGTAAAACTACTTTAGGGGGAGTTTTTTATGCGTTCAAATAGAAAGCATTCACCAGCAGAGTTGGCTAAATATATCCATCTTTATGAAGAAGGAACTTCCTATGCCGAGCTTTGTGATCAATATGGTCTCTCAATTCATTCATCTGTCTTTAGAGAATATTATCTCAAATATCTAGAACATGGCTTTGCAGGGCTGGAATCACAGACAAAGAATAATTCTTATAGTGAAAAGTTTAAGCAGAACGTCGTTCAAGAATACTTGAATACAGACATCTCAATTACAAAAATTGCTAGAAAATACAATATCCCTAGCTTTTCTACTGTAAGGAATTGGATTACTAAGTATACTAAAAGGGAAGAATTAAAGGGCTACCACCCTAAACCCGAGGTGTATACAATGAAAAGCCAAAAGAAAACCTATCAGGAAAAAGTTGATATTGTTAAAGATTTTCTTGAAACAGGAATGTCTTATAAAGAGACTGCTGAAAAACATAAAGTTTCCTACAATAATGTTTACTCATGGGTCCAAAAGTATAAGAAATATGGTCCCAATGGGCTCATTGATAGTAGAGGACGCCGCAAACCGATGAGTATTCAAAATGAAGAAGAGAAGTTACGTACAGAATTAGCTGCGCTTAAAGCACGTAATGAATACTTAGAAACGGAAAATGCTGCTCTAAAAAAATTGAAAGAAGTGGAAAGAGAGTTGATGTCCGACGGACAAAATATCAAGCAGAGTTCAAAACAATCGAAAAATTAAGCCAGGAAGGACACAAAATAACATTCTTATGCCATTCGCTAGGTGTCAGTAGATCTGCTTATTATAAATGGCTCAACCGAGAGCCATCCAAGACAGAACAACGTTTACAGTGGCTAATGACTTTAATTCAAGAAGCTTATGATAAATATGAGGGCATCTATGGTTATCGTCGAATCACCATTTATCTTAATCACTTTAAGAATGCGCGGGTCAATCATAAGTGTGTCTATCGTCTCATGAAATTAATGGGTTTAAAATCTGTTATTCGCCGTAGGCGATATCACTACAAAAAAAGTAAGCCTCAGCACGTTGCAGAAAATGTGTTGAACCGTGAATTTGATAAAGATTATGAACCGATGCAGGTGTTGTTGACGGATATTACAGAGTTTAAATATGGCTATAACTATAGTTACAAAGCGTATTTAAGTGCGATTCTTGATTACGGAGCCAATAAGATTATTGCTTTTAAATTATCACAAAGGAATAACAATCAACTTGTTAAAGATACGATTGTTCAAGTAGAAGAAGAACTTATCCCTACAGAAACCCTCTTGCACAGTGACCGTGGTTTCCAATATACTTCGCATTTCTTTAAGCGTTTTGTTGACGAAAAACAGTTAATTCAAAGTATGTCTCGCGTAGGAAAATGTATTGATAACGGACCAATGGAAAATTTCTGGGGCATTATTAAAGAAGAGATGTATCGGTTGAAAACTTATGAAAGCTTTGAACAACTTGAAGAAGATATTAAACGCTACATCGAATTTTATAACACCGAACGTGTCACACTGGATATGGGCCTTAAAATTCCAGCTTAAATCCAAAGGTGATTAGCCGTTTGGCTAAAAAATTTAAAATTAAATCTAGTTTTAGTTAGACTGTCTGGGCTTGTTTGGCTTGTCCATCTTTTAAAACAGCTAATAGGCTTTGTCAAGGTGGAGAGCGGAGCGGACCTTGATAAAGGCTTGAAGCTGTTTACGCTCCCTCCTTGTCAAACAAGCCTGACCGCTAAACTATCTTTCGGATTAAGTTTTATGAAACATCCTATTCACTGATAAATAATACTTTAAAATCTAAAATAAAAACCATGCATGACAAAGATCACACATGGTAAAAAATTTATTTATTTATCTGTCTACTTGACAGGGAGCAGTTCATTGTATGCATAACTGCTTTTTCTTTAGCTTAATTATCTGACTTTAAGAATTCACTTTCTTATACCAAGTCTTCCATGATCGAATAAAGGTCTTGGCTGGATAGATTTTCTTTTTCTTCTTGGGTGAAATCGCGGATTATTTCTCCGTGATGGAGTAAAATCATCCGATTCCCATAGGTTAAGGCATCTTGCAAGTTGTGGGTGATCATCAAGGCAGTAAGTTTTTCTTCTTGCACTTGTTGGTCAGTCAGCTCTAAAATCCTACGCGAAGTCTTAGGGTCTAGGGCTGCTGTATGTTCATCCAGTAATAAGAGTTTGGGCTTAACGATGGTAGCCATTAATAAGGCAATGGATTGCCGTTGTCCACCGGATAATTTCCCCATTTCAGCATTCAAGCGATTTTCCAGGCCCAGACCAATTTGCGATAAAGTTTGGCTGAAATAGGCCTCTTTGTCATTGGTAATCGCCATACTTAAGCCCCGCTTTTGCCCTCGTTTAGCAGCCAGGGCCAGGTTTTCAGCGACGGTCATCCGCGGAGCTGTTCCCATTTTAGGATCTTGGAAGACACGAGAAATCGATCCAGCCCGCTCTTCTTCACTCTTAGTGGTAATATCCTTCTCCTCCAAGAAGATTTCGCCACTATCTAAGGCAAAGGTTCCCGCAATGGCATTGAGTAAGGTGGATTTCCCCGCACCATTCCCCCCAACAATGGTAATGAAGTCTCCCTGATTCACTGAAAGGTCAATGTCTTTCAAAGCATGAAAGGCATCCAGGGTTCCGGGATTAAAGGTTTTATTGATGTTATTAAGCTTTAATACTTGACTCATGATTAAGCCTCCTTACTGCGAATATTCTTGGTCCGGCCGCTTCCCATTTTGCTTCTAATCGTTGGAATAGCCAAGCAAAGCCCCACGATGATGGCTGAGAAGAGCTTAAAGTCATTGGCTTCAAAATTCAGCATGAGAACAAGACCAAGGAGTAAACGGTAGACAATAGAACCAGCTACGATGGTAGCTAAACGCATGGACAGGCTAACATTAGGGAAGAGAACTTCACCAATAATGATGGCGGCTAAGCCAATCACCACAGTCCCAATCCCCATGGAGATATCTGCATAACCATTGCTGTTGGCTACTAAGACACCGGCAACGGCAATCAATCCATTGGCTAGCATGTAACCCAGCATGGTCATTTCGTGGGTATCAATCCCTAAGGACTTAGCCATGACCAGATTATCCCCGGTAGCAATCAAGGCTTGTCCCATTTCGGTTTTGAAGAAGAGGCTCATCAAACAAATCACAATAGCAGACACCACCAGGCCAATGACGATGGTATCGATATTTCTACCTAGGTTAAGAGGTTCTAGCAAGGTTTTTAAGGTTTTTTGACCCGTTAGAGAAATATTGGCCGATCCCATAATCTTCAGATTGACAGAGTAAAGTCCGGTCATGGTAATAATCCCAGCGAGTAAGGGATTAATGCTTAACTTGGTGGTTAATAAACCGGTAATGGCACCTCCGGCCATCCCCCCTAAAAAAGAGATCAGGATAGCGATGAGGGGATGGATACCAAAATGAATGGCTTGGACGCCTAAAGCCGCCCCTAGGGTAAAGGATCCTTCAGTCGTCATATCAGGAGCATTTAAAATCCGAAAAGAAATATAAATCCCCAGTCCCATGACAGCCCAGATACTACCCTCGGATAGGGCACTAGTAATTAAATCAATCATTTTTATTTACCCTCCTTTGCCACGTCAGTAGCTTCATTGACAACATCACTTGGAATTTCGATGCCTAATTCATTAGCCTTCTTAGAATTAATGGTTAAGGCCTTCTTCTCTGGAATAACAACGGAATAATTTCTTGGGTCAGCACCCTCAATCAAGTCAGCAAGGACATTGGCTGAATCAACCCCTAATTGGTATTGGTTGAGTCCAACTGTGGCCATCCCACCGTCAACAACCATGGTGTCAACCACTGGGAAGACTGGAATTTTATAATGGTCAGTAACCGAAATTAAGGTGTTCATTGAAGAAGCAATCGAGTTGTCATTAGGTACCCAGATAGCTTCCACTTCTTGGGCCAATTGTTCAGCGACTTGGGCCAGGTCGTTGGTCGAAGTGATGGTTTTCTCAACCACATTCAAGCCTAATTCCTTGGCATGTTCTTTAGCCATGCGGACATTATTTTGGGCATTGGTTTCAGAAGAATTGTAGATAATACCAACAGTTTTAATATCTGGCATCACTCGTTTAATCAGGTCAAATTGTTCCTTGACTGGTGGGACATCACGAACCCCAGTCACTTGGAAGCCTGGTTGGTCTAAATCTTTAACTAAGCCAGCCCCAACTGGGTCGGAAACAGCTGCCATTACCACAGGAACCTGGTCATTGGCCACATTCTTTAGGGCTTGGGCCGCGGGTGTGGCAATACCGACTAAGTATTCAGCCCCATCAGAAACCATTTTATCCGATAACATTTTCAGATTATTTTGGTCCCCTTGCCCATTGGCAAAGTCAATTTCAACGTTTTCACCATCAACATAGCCCCGCTCAGCCAGTTGATCATAGACCCCTTGACGAATATCATCTAAGGCTGGGTGTTCGGTTAGTTGTAAAAGTCCGATGCGAATCTTATGGTCAGTGTCTTTGATATCTTCTTGACTGACATTGGTTTTTGCCTGGTTTTCACTGGCGGTCCGATGTTGAATTAAAGTTGGCATGGCCAAGAACAAAACGGCTAAAGCGGTAATTAATATAACTCCAAAACTTGTAATCTTTTTCATAGGGCACTCCTTTACAATAAAAAAATCCTCCAACTCTAGAAGCTGCAGGATCAAAAAAATCCCGCACAGACTATTCATGTGGTCCATGCGGGAATTCTTATTAAGTCGAGCTACCGCACAGATACAGCTTCAAAAAAACGCTGAAGTTGTATCTATGCTGATCACAGTATAAACACAACTACACCATGCGGATTTGCCATGAAAATGTAGTAATTTGTTTAAGTGACATTGTAGCGACTCCTCTCTGATATGTTATATGTAATATAACAGATATCTGAGCGAAGAACAAGCCCTATTTTCATTTTCCTTAAAAATCTCTCTTTATTCTTTTTTATTATCTCCGTAGTCTTGGATAAATTGGAAGATCTTCTGGTAATAAGTGCTAGGCTCCTTGTACTTGGCTTCAGCATGGCCAGCTTCGGGAACGATGTAGAGTTCCTTGGGTCCCTTGGTTTTAGCATCATAGAGTTCTCGAGCCATCGATACCGGAACAAAGTCATCCGCTTCGCCGTGGATAAATAAAATCGGTAGGGAGGACTTAGCGACGTATTCCAAGGTGTTCCCCTCGCGTAAATCATAGCCTGCCCGGATTCTTGCCATGGTGTTAGCCATATAGAGAACGGGAAAAGTGGGAAGGTTAAAGCGTTTATCTAACTCAGAAGCAAAAATATTCCAGATACTGGAATAACCACAGTCAGCCACAATGGCTTTGACAGCTGACGGCAACTTATCTGAGGCCATTAAAACGGTAGCGCTCCCCATCGATGTGCCGTGGAGGACAATTTGGGCCTGGCTATCACGATCTGTAAGCCACTGAACCCATTGCAGTAAGTCCTGGCTGTCTAGATAGCCCATGCCAATATATTGGCCCTGACTAGGCGCATGGGCCCTTAAGGAGATGGTTAGAACCTGGTAGCCCTTTTGATAAAAAGCGGGCGCAATATTATAAGAATCCGCCTCTTGGCCCTGGTAACCATGGACAATAATGGCATATTTGTGCTGGTCGGAATCATTATGGAACAAATTTCCACTTAAAGTAAGCCCGTCTTGGGAATTTATGCTTACCGCTTCCTTTTTATCCCTTACCTGGTCTAACCAAGCCTTAGCGCCCGCTTTGGCCTGGCTCTTATTGGCGCTAATTTCTTGAACCGCTGACTGACTCTGACCTGGCTTTACTTCCTGGTCAACTTGCCGGTCTTGTCCCCCCTGGTTAGGCACCAGGGCATAATTGACAAAATAATTGCCCACAAAATAAGTGGCCGCTAGGGAAATCAGCGTCACAAGTGCTAATGAGATACCCAACTTTTTTAACCAAGTGAGTCCTTTTTTATTCTTCATCCGGTCTAACACCTCCCACAGATTAGTAATAATTTTAGCAGATGCCACAAGAATTGACTATCTTTATCAAAATTCTGATGAGAAATAAAGGGAGTGAAATAAATATTAAAAGCGCCTTGAAGCATTGGATGGACCATTTATTGTCTAACTAATCTCATATATAATGGTGGAGAGTGCGACAGTCACGCTAAAGGACGAAATCGCTGGAAGAAAATACCATAAGAGAGTGTGACAAAAGTCAAAAAAGCCCTGAAGAGCTACGCATACTATATCTGTAACTCGCTATCGCTTCGAACAGCTATAGCAACTGGAGCGAACTATGGTAGATAGTTGCAAAACTATCGCACATAGTTCGTGTTTTAAAAAGAGCCTGGGATTTTTGTCCCAGAGTCGTTGGAGTTTTCTGAAGCGGACATTCGTCCTGTGACTGGAACACGTTAAAAAAGGATGTGAGGAAGGATCAGGTAGGGAGATTCCTTGGAGGAAAAGCTGATAAGATCAGCTTGCTGATCGTTCAACTTTTCTGAAAGGGCATCCCCTACCCCTTCCAAACTCAACTAGAGAGTGCGACAAGCGCGTCAAAGATCAATACCCTTAGAAGAAAAATATAAACAAAGGAGTCAAGATGGTAAGAGAAATTTTTATTATTCGGCATGGCCAGTCTCTTTATAACTTAGAGGGGAAAATCCAAGGTCAAATCGATAGTCCCCTTAGTCCTAGAGGCATCCAAGAAGCTGAGCAAGCGAAAAACTTTTTTGATCAAGCAGGCATAAGTATTGACCTTATCCTATCTTCCCCTTTGAAGCGAGCCTACGCCACAGCAAAGATTATTCAGGGAAATAGGCCCTGCCCCCTGGTGACTGATCAACGGCTAGCGGAATGGCGCTATGGCAGTCTTGAAGGGAAAGCGCTCAGCAAACTGGAAGAAGGCGTCAAGCTCAATGACCCTCCAAGTGATCGCTATTTTTGTCGATTTGGGGGCGAATCAGTCACTGCAGTTAAAGTCCGCTTTCAAGCAGCCCTTGATGAATCCCTTAAAGCCTATCCTCAAAAAAATATCCTCCTAGTCAGCCATGGATCAATTATGTACCGCTTTATGCTGGATTATCTTAACCAGCCTCTTCAAGCCTTTTCTAATTGCCAAATTTTTCATTTTGAAGAAGTCGGGGAAGTCCTCGTCTTAAGAAATAGTATCAATCCCCTCAAGTAAAAAAAGGACTGTGCACGATTCCACAGTCCTTTTACTATCTGGTTAAAAATTTCGTATTCTTATTTAGAAGCTAATCGATCGATAAACAATTGCTTTTTAATCTAAATTCTGTTGCATTTCCCGGTCGTAGTCGACAAATTTACGGATAAAGGTATAGGGATCGACCAAGTCCAATTGCCTTGCAAAGGTGGTTAAACTGGTTTCCCGTAAGCCGGCCTTATTGAGATAGGCTGGCATAGTCGCCACATCCACCGGTAAAGCATCAATAATCAAATGCCCCTCTGACATAATCAAGGTCCGGCGACTATACTCTAGCATGACTTCAATGTCATGGGTGGTCATCATAATGGCAATCTGGTATTGACTATTTAAGTCTTGCAAGGTATTCATAATGGCGCGGAAGTGTACAAAATCGCGGCCTTCAGTGATCTCTTCAACCACCAGTAATTTAGGCTCCTTTAATAGTGACCGGGCCATGGCTAAGCGGAGTTTGGAAATCTCCGAAAGATGGTCTAAAGGAAAATCTAAGAGATTATCCAAGTTAACCATAGCTAAGACTTGATTAAACTTGTCTTTGAGCTCGTCAGCCTGGTAATCGCCTTCCGCTAGGACGGGACTTTGGGCCAGGTAGTCTGCAACGGTTTCTGCTTGGGACTGACTAATATTGGTCACATCGTCATTAGTAATCAAACCGACATTATGGCGGAGGCGGTCAAATTGGTCCAGGGGAAGTTCTTGGCCCAACCACTTAATCGTACCCGTCTGAGGCCTTAGGGAGCCACTACACAATTGAGCTAGGAGGGTCTTGCCACTGCCATTAGGACCGACGACACTCAGCATTTCTTCTTGGTTGATTTTAAGGTTAATATTGTGGAGCCCTCGCTGATTGCTCTCATTGACAAGGGCCGAGACATTATCGAGTTCGAGGAGAACTTCTTTGTTTTCTTGATAACGAAAACGTGGCAGGGTCATAATCCAGTTTTCGATTCTTTGCCTGAGTTGGGGGCCAAAAATATGGTGGACATCTTGGATATTATAAACGTCTTTTAGAGGATAAGCCGCGTAGCGCATGGCAGTAATATAGAAGGGTTCCCGAATACCCAAGGGATTTAAAATACCACTTTCCAAGAGAGCCTTGAGCTGGCCATCGAACACAATCCGCCCTTCTGAAAAAACTAAGACGCGGTCAATAGGACGAGACATCATCGCTTCCAATTGGTGTTCAGAAATAATAATAGTAGCGTCAGTATGGACGTGGTAATCGTCAATAATATCGATAAAGACCTTTTGTTGTTTAGGAGCCAGAGTCTTTAAAGGTTCGTCAAAAATATAGATTTCATTATCTTCTTTTAAGATGTGGGACATGCGGTGGATTTCTTTTTCCCCACGAGAAAGTGCCTGGTATTCTTCCGGTTGTAATTCGCAATCGACCAGTTCATACCAACGTTTTTCGATCGCTTTTTTGTGGTGGTTAACTGATTCATTCGGATTATCATCGATTTTTTCATCAATCACATCACGAATTGCCGTTCCGTCAACGGGCTTGGCAGACTCACCACTGTGAATAATTTCACCAGAAAATTTCCCATCCTCCGGTAAATCACCCTTCAAGGCTTTGAGAAAGGTTGACTTCCCTGATTCATTGGCACCTAGGATTAAAATTTTCTCACCATGGTTTAGGGTTATGTTGATATCTCTTAATGCCATCCGATATTGACGGGGATATCGGTAGCTAAAGTGACGCATCTGAATCCACGGGCTAGACACGCTGACTCCTCCTCTTATAAACTAGTATCATTCTAATAAATATAGCACAAAAGCTGGACTTAGCCTAATATTTTATGAAAAATCCCTAAAATTTATTTTGCATAATACTATTTTACCTATGCGGACTAAAAAGCATCAATAAAAGTCTTTCAAACGCTTACAATATATACACTCTTTGCTCTTTTATAAGAAAAAAGGCCCTAGCATTTATTCGCTAGAGCCTATCTTTCATAAACTATCTCTTTTATACAATTTTTCGTCTTCAAATCATATTACTTGGGATCGCGACCTATAATCCGGACTTCGGTTTCCAAGCTGACATCGAATTCTTTTTTGATCACTTCTTGAACGTGGTGGATGACGGCCAGATAATCAGCGGCTGTTGCGTTATCGATGTTCACGATAAAGCCAGCATGTTTTTTTGAGACTTGAGCCCCACCAACCGTATAACCTTGAAGGTCAGCGGCTTGAACGAGTTGGCCGGTAAAGTGCCCCTTGGGCCGCTTAAAGACGCTACCACAAGAAGGCAAGTCGAGGGGTTGCTTGGATTCCCGAAGTTGGGTTAAGTGGTTCATTCTCCCCTTTATTTGTTCATAGTCGCCAGGTTTTAGGTCGAAGACTACACTCACCACACAGTCGCCATTATCTTGGATAATACTGTGGCGATAGGAAAATTGTAATTCTTCGTTGGTATAAGTCTTTAAGTCGCCATACTTATCGACCACTTGGACACTTAAGGGAAGATCCTTAATCTCGCCATCATAGGCCCCAGCATTCATATAGATCGCTCCCCCAACACTACCAGGGATCCCGCAAGCAAATTCCAGTCCTGTTAAAGCCGAATCACGAGCAGCCCGGGTCACGTCAATAATGCGCGCCCCCGCCTCAGCGAAGA
The nucleotide sequence above comes from Aerococcus urinae. Encoded proteins:
- a CDS encoding ABC transporter permease, with product MDLITSALSEGSIWAVMGLGIYISFRILNAPDMTTEGSFTLGAALGVQAIHFGIHPLIAILISFLGGMAGGAITGLLTTKLSINPLLAGIITMTGLYSVNLKIMGSANISLTGQKTLKTLLEPLNLGRNIDTIVIGLVVSAIVICLMSLFFKTEMGQALIATGDNLVMAKSLGIDTHEMTMLGYMLANGLIAVAGVLVANSNGYADISMGIGTVVIGLAAIIIGEVLFPNVSLSMRLATIVAGSIVYRLLLGLVLMLNFEANDFKLFSAIIVGLCLAIPTIRSKMGSGRTKNIRSKEA
- the trpX gene encoding tryptophan ABC transporter substrate-binding protein — encoded protein: MKKITSFGVILITALAVLFLAMPTLIQHRTASENQAKTNVSQEDIKDTDHKIRIGLLQLTEHPALDDIRQGVYDQLAERGYVDGENVEIDFANGQGDQNNLKMLSDKMVSDGAEYLVGIATPAAQALKNVANDQVPVVMAAVSDPVGAGLVKDLDQPGFQVTGVRDVPPVKEQFDLIKRVMPDIKTVGIIYNSSETNAQNNVRMAKEHAKELGLNVVEKTITSTNDLAQVAEQLAQEVEAIWVPNDNSIASSMNTLISVTDHYKIPVFPVVDTMVVDGGMATVGLNQYQLGVDSANVLADLIEGADPRNYSVVIPEKKALTINSKKANELGIEIPSDVVNEATDVAKEGK
- the murB gene encoding UDP-N-acetylmuramate dehydrogenase, with protein sequence MDFQAFIDAFSPEHIKVNEPLKDYAYTKTGGPADLLVFPQSSQELQAMIKKANELQLPFMVMGNSSNVIVRDGGIEGIVFMLTQMAAIEVKDNRIFAEAGARIIDVTRAARDSALTGLEFACGIPGSVGGAIYMNAGAYDGEIKDLPLSVQVVDKYGDLKTYTNEELQFSYRHSIIQDNGDCVVSVVFDLKPGDYEQIKGRMNHLTQLRESKQPLDLPSCGSVFKRPKGHFTGQLVQAADLQGYTVGGAQVSKKHAGFIVNIDNATAADYLAVIHHVQEVIKKEFDVSLETEVRIIGRDPK
- a CDS encoding helix-turn-helix domain-containing protein, encoding MRSNRKHSPAELAKYIHLYEEGTSYAELCDQYGLSIHSSVFREYYLKYLEHGFAGLESQTKNNSYSEKFKQNVVQEYLNTDISITKIARKYNIPSFSTVRNWITKYTKREELKGYHPKPEVYTMKSQKKTYQEKVDIVKDFLETGMSYKETAEKHKVSYNNVYSWVQKYKKYGPNGLIDSRGRRKPMSIQNEEEKLRTELAALKARNEYLETENAALKKLKEVERELMSDGQNIKQSSKQSKN
- a CDS encoding ABC transporter ATP-binding protein — encoded protein: MSQVLKLNNINKTFNPGTLDAFHALKDIDLSVNQGDFITIVGGNGAGKSTLLNAIAGTFALDSGEIFLEEKDITTKSEEERAGSISRVFQDPKMGTAPRMTVAENLALAAKRGQKRGLSMAITNDKEAYFSQTLSQIGLGLENRLNAEMGKLSGGQRQSIALLMATIVKPKLLLLDEHTAALDPKTSRRILELTDQQVQEEKLTALMITHNLQDALTYGNRMILLHHGEIIRDFTQEEKENLSSQDLYSIMEDLV
- a CDS encoding alpha/beta hydrolase codes for the protein MKNKKGLTWLKKLGISLALVTLISLAATYFVGNYFVNYALVPNQGGQDRQVDQEVKPGQSQSAVQEISANKSQAKAGAKAWLDQVRDKKEAVSINSQDGLTLSGNLFHNDSDQHKYAIIVHGYQGQEADSYNIAPAFYQKGYQVLTISLRAHAPSQGQYIGMGYLDSQDLLQWVQWLTDRDSQAQIVLHGTSMGSATVLMASDKLPSAVKAIVADCGYSSIWNIFASELDKRFNLPTFPVLYMANTMARIRAGYDLREGNTLEYVAKSSLPILFIHGEADDFVPVSMARELYDAKTKGPKELYIVPEAGHAEAKYKEPSTYYQKIFQFIQDYGDNKKE
- a CDS encoding DUF3744 domain-containing protein translates to MSSPWIQMRHFSYRYPRQYRMALRDINITLNHGEKILILGANESGKSTFLKALKGDLPEDGKFSGEIIHSGESAKPVDGTAIRDVIDEKIDDNPNESVNHHKKAIEKRWYELVDCELQPEEYQALSRGEKEIHRMSHILKEDNEIYIFDEPLKTLAPKQQKVFIDIIDDYHVHTDATIIISEHQLEAMMSRPIDRVLVFSEGRIVFDGQLKALLESGILNPLGIREPFYITAMRYAAYPLKDVYNIQDVHHIFGPQLRQRIENWIMTLPRFRYQENKEVLLELDNVSALVNESNQRGLHNINLKINQEEMLSVVGPNGSGKTLLAQLCSGSLRPQTGTIKWLGQELPLDQFDRLRHNVGLITNDDVTNISQSQAETVADYLAQSPVLAEGDYQADELKDKFNQVLAMVNLDNLLDFPLDHLSEISKLRLAMARSLLKEPKLLVVEEITEGRDFVHFRAIMNTLQDLNSQYQIAIMMTTHDIEVMLEYSRRTLIMSEGHLIIDALPVDVATMPAYLNKAGLRETSLTTFARQLDLVDPYTFIRKFVDYDREMQQNLD
- a CDS encoding histidine phosphatase family protein, which translates into the protein MVREIFIIRHGQSLYNLEGKIQGQIDSPLSPRGIQEAEQAKNFFDQAGISIDLILSSPLKRAYATAKIIQGNRPCPLVTDQRLAEWRYGSLEGKALSKLEEGVKLNDPPSDRYFCRFGGESVTAVKVRFQAALDESLKAYPQKNILLVSHGSIMYRFMLDYLNQPLQAFSNCQIFHFEEVGEVLVLRNSINPLK
- a CDS encoding IS3 family transposase encodes the protein MTFLCHSLGVSRSAYYKWLNREPSKTEQRLQWLMTLIQEAYDKYEGIYGYRRITIYLNHFKNARVNHKCVYRLMKLMGLKSVIRRRRYHYKKSKPQHVAENVLNREFDKDYEPMQVLLTDITEFKYGYNYSYKAYLSAILDYGANKIIAFKLSQRNNNQLVKDTIVQVEEELIPTETLLHSDRGFQYTSHFFKRFVDEKQLIQSMSRVGKCIDNGPMENFWGIIKEEMYRLKTYESFEQLEEDIKRYIEFYNTERVTLDMGLKIPA